The following are from one region of the Arachis duranensis cultivar V14167 chromosome 10, aradu.V14167.gnm2.J7QH, whole genome shotgun sequence genome:
- the LOC107471392 gene encoding uncharacterized protein LOC107471392: MAEILHTPVDERLTQLLHQTFEVHNQISSSKTKIQRVPTFLRQNPDFAKYCIPKMISFGPIHYQNDDLKQGQQFKLQWTSLYIDEYSEETNGSTNKEAAAKLLYKIIQDNIGRLKLLFSVDVIECYVDKELIWMLFVDGCSLLYYMDKVEDHRPEKLRLKLDQLMYTYRDIMLLENQLPMELLELLSKKKGADLGFLMHNFLSGGNAKQLGMHAIKLKQNPTHILDYYRSNFVDAENGKYVMKQDDNKVDDEDIQVSLPPEDLDAPPVDRDASRFWERYKNIRDLKSAGIRVKPNKSNVLKWDNISFTSKWFGGELRLPMFLFNDNSPYYFRNMIAYEMCPDFNNNFGCSSFFSFMDSLIDDAEDVKELRLAGVFQNLLGSDEELAKFFNELGHDLPTKLFHYIRTDAVAYSKKYIQVKFQIQKHYRKRWNKWLAEARSTYFNTPWSLLAFLAALLALVLTFIQAWYAIHPKH; encoded by the coding sequence ATGGCTGAGATATTACATACCCCTGTGGATGAAAGGCTTACCCAGCTCCTACATCAAACATTTGAAGTTCATAATCAAATTTCCAGTTCCAAGACCAAGATCCAAAGAGTTCCTACCTTTTTGCGTCAAAATCCTGATTTTGCTAAGTACTGCATACCCAAAATGATATCATTTGGTCCCATTCATTACCAGAATGATGATTTGAAGCAAGGCCAACAATTCAAACTTCAATGGACATCCCTCTATATAGATGAGTACAGTGAGGAAACTAATGGAAGCACTAATAAGGAAGCAGCAGCCAAGcttttgtataaaattattcaagATAACATTGGgagattgaagttgttgttTAGCGTGGATGTGATCGAATGCTATGTTGACAAGGAACTTATTTGGATGTTGTTTGTGGACGGATGTTCTTTGCTCTATTACATGGACAAGGTCGAAGATCACCGGCCGGAAAAACTAAGGCTAAAGCTTGATCAGTTGATGTATACTTACAGAGATATTATGTTGCTCGAAAATCAACTTCCAATGGAATTGCTGGAGTTACTAAGCAAGAAAAAGGGTGCTGATTTGGGGTTTCTAATGCACAATTTTTTGTCTGGTGGAAATGCTAAGCAACTTGGAATGCACGCAATCAAACTCAAGCAGAATCCAACTCATATACTTGATTATTATCGCTCGAATTTCGTTGATGCAGAGAATGGGAAGTATGTCATGAAGCAAGATGATAATAAAGTTGATGATGAAGATATTCAGGTCTCTCTCCCGCCCGAAGATCTAGATGCACCTCCGGTGGACAGAGATGCATCACGTTTTTGGGAAAGGTACAAGAACATTCGAGATCTTAAGTCGGCAGGGATTCGAGTTAAGCCAAACAAGTCAAATGTGTTAAAATGGGATAACATCTCTTTCACCTCCAAATGGTTTGGTGGAGAATTAAGACTTCCTATGTTCTTGTTCAATGATAACTCGCCTTATTATTTCCGGAACATGATTGCATATGAGATGTGTCCAGATTTTAATAACAATTTCGGATGtagctcattcttttcattcatGGATTCTTTGATTGATGATGCCGAAGATGTAAAAGAGCTCAGATTAGCTGGTGTGTTCCAGAACTTGCTAGGGAGCGACGAAGAATTGGCGAAGTTCTTCAATGAATTGGGCCATGACTTGCCAACTAAATTGTTTCATTATATCAGAACTGATGCTGTGGCCTATAGCAAAAAGTATATCCAAGTCAAGTTTCAAATTCAAAAGCATTATAGAAAAAGATGGAATAAATGGCTCGCTGAAGCACGCAGTACTTACTTCAATACCCCATGGTCTCTGCTTGCCTTTCTTGCTGCATTACTAGCATTAGTTCTGACTTTTATTCAAGCTTGGTATGCTATACATCCAAAGCATTAG
- the LOC107471446 gene encoding uncharacterized protein LOC107471446 encodes MGEEREDPQKIKRIAADSYDYDNDPRWQDYWSNVLIPPHMASRNDVVSHYKRKFYQRYLDHDLVVEPMSASGSSQPARTSTASTSPSGANEPTRRRSSGSTDRNSGTSTTAGSSPTSLQWDRQMILFSVNAWVFVVAVVAAIPLVPTYLSHRAYRLSFMGTTCSALFSLYSQHGKPRAWNMQALQVYFQSIIASKNFIYFLYSLTFVTSQLCLKFALIPIICWAFEHVAKFLRRNFSRSTLYRKYLEEPCVWVESNSTTLNILTSHVEIGLGFLLIFSLFSSQRNVIQTFMYWQLLKLMYHVPVTAAYHQSVWAQIGRSINPYIHRYAPFLKTPISAAQRWWLR; translated from the exons ATGggtgaagagagagaagatcCACAGAAGATTAAGCGAATAGCGGCGGATTCATACGACTACGACAACGACCCCAGATGGCAAGATTACTGGTCCAATGTCCTCATCCCTCCTCACATGGCCTCtcgaaacgacgtcgtttcgcATTACAAGCGCAAGTTCTACCAGCGCTACCTT GATCATGATCTGGTTGTGGAACCAATGTCAGCTTCTGGTTCATCCCAGCCAGCACGAACCTCAACAGCATCAACATCGCCATCCGGAGCAAATGAACCAACCCGCAGAAGAAGCTCTG GATCAACTGATAGAAATTCAGGGACATCCACAACTGCAGGTTCCAGTCCAACTTCTCTGCAATGGGATCGACAGATGATTCTGTTTTCTGTTAATGCTTGG GTATTTGTTGTGGCTGTTGTTGCAGCCATCCCATTGGTACCTACTTATCTTTCTCATAGGGCTTATCGACTTTCTTTTATGGGTACTACTTGCTCTGCTCTGTTCTCATTGTACTCGCAACATGGG AAACCAAGAGCATGGAATATGCAGGCCTTGCAAGTTTACTTTCAATCCATAATTGCTTCAAAGAATTTTATATACTTCCTCTACTCCCTTACATTCGTTACATCACAACTTTGTCTAAAAT TTGCTTTGATCCCCATCATATGTTGGGCATTTGAACATGTAGCAAAGTTCCTTAGACGTAATTTCAGCCGCTCCACCTTGTACAG GAAGTACTTGGAAGAGCCCTGTGTTTGGGTAGAGTCAAACAGTACTACTCTCAATATACTAACATCACATGTTGAGATTGGACTTGGATTCTTGCTGATTTTCTCACTATTCTC GTCACAGCGTAATGTAATACAGACATTCATGTACTGGCAG CTGTTAAAGCTCATGTATCATGTTCCAGTTACTGCCGCATATCATCAGAGTGTTTGGGCTCAAATCGGGAGGTCGATCAATCCATACATCCATCGTTATGCACCATTCTTGAAGACTCCAATATCTGCAGCCCAAAGATGGTGGTTAAGGTAG
- the LOC107471445 gene encoding isoprenylcysteine alpha-carbonyl methylesterase ICME, with protein sequence MIPSQTPPLKSSKRSSHSVPCNNNLIRFIRPAMPSLTDRRRVSPDLDLDSAEPLNSQPETDTAPTNKTRRLAGKNGLRHRPARQRSLTRDIGHVAAETYLVTSLTFTLLQYLGIGYRWIKQFLALGCYAMLLMPGFLQVAYYYYFTSKVKRSIVYGDQPRNRLDLYLPADIDKPKPVLIFVTGGAWIIGYKAWGSLLGLQLAERDIIVACIDYRNFPQGTISDMVNDASQGISFVINNIANYGGDPNRIYLMGQSAGAHISSCALLDQAIKEVGKGNKVSWSISQLKAYFGLSGGYNLLELVDHFHNRGLYRSIFLSIMEGEESLKIFSPEIKIQDPHIKESIPLLPPIYLYHGTADYSIPSVASERFAEALKKAGASVELILYDGKTHTDLFLQDPLRGGKDDLFDHVVSVIHSNDKDAVAKGTTAAPRRRFVPEILLQMARKISPF encoded by the exons ATGATTCCCTCCCAAACTCCACCACTCAAATCTAGCAAGCGAAGCAGCCATTCCGTTCCATGCAATAACAACCTCATCCGATTCATTCGACCGGCGATGCCTTCCCTCACCGATCGCCGCCGTGTGTCCCCGGACCTCGACCTCGACTCCGCCGAGCCGCTGAACTCCCAGCCGGAAACTGACACAGCTCCAACCAACAAAACCCGCCGCCTCGCCGGAAAAAACGGCCTCCGCCACCGCCCTGCTCGCCAACGATCTCTCACCAGAGACATCGGTCACGTCGCCGCCGAGACCTACTTGGTCACTAGCCTCACATTCACGCTTCTTCAGTATCTCGG GATTGGTTACCGCTGGATTAAGCAATTTCTTGCCCTTGGATGTTACGCCATGCTTCTTATGCCTGGATTTCTACAAG TTGCATACTATTATTACTTCACGAGCAAGGTAAAGCGTAGCATTGTTTATGGGGATCAACCAAGAAACAG gTTGGATTTGTATCTACCGGCTGATATTGATAAGCCCAAGCCAGTTTTGATATTTGTAACCGGAGGAGCATGGATTATTGG GTATAAAGCGTGGGGATCCCTTTTAGGACTACAGTTGGCAGAAAGAGACATTATAGTGGCATGCATTGATTACAG AAATTTTCCTCAAGGAACAATCAGTGACATGGTAAATGATGCTTCTCAAGGAATCTCTTTTGTCATCAATAACATAGCTAATTATGGAGGCGATCCTAATAG GATATATTTGATGGGGCAATCTGCTGGTGCTCATATTTCTTCTTGTGCTTTACTGGATCaagcaatcaaagaagttggAAAAGGAAATAAAGTTTCTTGGAGCATTTCCCAGCTAAAAGCTTATTTTGGTTTATCCGGAGG ATATAACCTACTGGAATTAGTTGATCACTTCCACAATCGTGGCTTGTATCGTTCTATTTTTCTAAG TATCATGGAAGGTGAAGAATCTTTGAAGATATTTTCTCCTGAAATCAAAATTCAAGATCCACACATCAAAGAATCTATTCCTCTCTTGCCTCCTATATATCTGTACCATGGAACTGCTGACTATTCCATACCATCAGTTGCAA GTGAACGGTTTGCCGAGGCTCTTAAGAAGGCAGGAGCAAGTGTTGAGCTGATTCTCTATGATGGGAAAACTCATACAGATTTGTTCCTCCAA GATCCGTTACGAGGCGGCAAAGACGACCTATTTGATCATGTAGTTTCTGTGATACATTCCAATGACAAAGATGCTGTTGCAAAGGGTACAACTGCAGCACCAAGAAGAAGATTTGTTCCTGAGATTTTATTACAGATGGCTCGCAAGATCAGTCCCTTCTAA
- the LOC110276993 gene encoding uncharacterized protein LOC110276993 — MREGESGNECLKAKHCEDGGHAVGRDKGEKKSKAFALAGSLSGGSIATVVDKQGDSQPPCLHSSFTQVSDGFDLLDVGFGYFMVKFDAGEDREEVMLGGPWLIDGHYVAVKPWDIDFRPCEESFGSTLVWVRISGLPIWCYQEQAMMRIASAIGVPIKVDLATKLAERGRYARVCVQINLGLPVIKHIIVEGVTHVVDAWVETLGKERVGRDSKKKKSADSDATKPRDGTKAVPHPETKIHNSNEVEPDVVGGVTGENPAPSLQKDLEANNLEGNNVEEACMHDEPGWEQVVRKGKTKLGQKQSNKVQRGTQSRTNSDRVIRPTIHFSHTSGSSSYRARVGSRVKVGHSAFRVGETSISSTRHTPVPCGSSLRKRPRPGSLQSSPAEKNGGTVVEASSCLPATMKEDVTVAVSLVKKGALPAVIASVCENKETFHGDPENLKVTGVTSAGQASGVHCKWVDAFDQCVTVEVQSPSFCGPWIVLGDFNEVLFSHESKGCLFSSRHADRLATSLGDSNLFDLKTIGRRFSWYRRVKNGVEVAKKLDRVCINSGWLSLFPEAYAEILNRLQSDHCPILVRCAGRPQPKKNRPFRFIAAWATHPEYRNIVNQSWQAGYREMHGKLSEVQKNSLEFNSKVFGNIFVRKCKLERQINFLQKRLEVMEDLSMRQREKQLIEEFNNMLVQEELLWFQKSKEQWTLVRRKHNKINGLFLQDGVWETDPDVLRREAESFYKHLFCQSEDVDLGCLSDVPLPSLNDEACCSLTAPVILEEVKSAVFSMHSFKAPGPDGFQALFFKEYWEIVGFDVWTMVRHAFSGLDMDPRMMETLVVLNPKVENPVSMKDFRPISLCNVVYKVITKVLVNRLRPHLKEIIGSLQ; from the exons atgagagaaggagagagcGGGAACGAGTGTTTGAAGGCGAAACATTGTGAGGATGGCGGCCATGCCGTCGGAAGAGATAAGGGGGAAA AGAAATCGAAAGCCTTTGCACTTGCAGGATCTCTATCTGGGGGTAGTATAGCGACAGTGGTGGACAAGCAGGGCGATTCCCAACCTCCATGT ttaCACAGCTCTTTCACACAAGTTTCGGATGGTTTTGATCTGCTTGATGTGGGGTTTGGGTACTTCATGGTAAAATTCGATGCAGGTGAAGATCGTGAGGAGGTCATGCTTGGTGGCCCGTGGTTGATTGATGGACACTATGTTGCTGTAAAACCGTGGGATATAGATTTTCGGCCATGTGAGGAATCCTTCGGGTCTACACTTGTATGGGTTCGGATATCGGGGCTCCCAATCTGGTGCTATCAGGAACAAGCCATGATGCGTATTGCTTCTGCAATAGGAGTTCCCATCAAAGTTGACTTAGCCACTAAGTTGGCTGAGAGAGGACGATATGCCCGAGTATGTGTTCAAATAAATTTAGGACTGCCAGTGATCAAGCATATCATTGTGGAAGGCGTAACTCATGTAGTGGA TGCTTGGGTAGAGACTCTAGGGAAGGAAAGAGTGGGTAGAGActccaagaaaaaaaagagtgcTGATTCCGATGCCACCAAGCCACGAGACGGTACAAAGGCAGTGCCACATCCTGAGACCAAAATTCACAATTCAAATGAAGTAGAACCTGATGTGGTAGGTGGCGTTACTGGCGAGAATCCTGCACCGAGTTTACAAAAGGATTTAGAGGCTAATAATTTGGAAGGAAATAATGTTGAGGAGGCTTGCATGCATGATGAACCAGGCTGGGAGCAAGTTGTGAGGAAAGGTAAAACCAAGCTGGGCCAGAAGCAATCTAACAAGGTCCAAAGAGGCACTCAATCCAGAACCAATTCGGATAGAGTAATCAGGCCCACCATCCACTTCTCTCACACGAGTGGATCCAGCTCTTATCGCGCCAGGGTCGGGTCACGAGTCAAGGTCGGACACAGCGCTTTCCGTGTTGGTGAGACGTCGATCTCCTCAACCCGACACACCCCAGTGCCTTGCGGGTCCTCTCTCCGGAAACGACCAAGACCGGGGTCCCTACAGAGCTCGCCAGCTGAGAAGAATGGAGGCACGGTGGTGGAAGCATCGTCATGTCTTCCTGCAACCATGAAGGAGGATGTTACCGTGGCGGTTTCATTGGTGAAGAAAGGCGCGTTGCCGGCTGTTATTGCGTCGGTATGCGAGAATAAGGAGACATTCCATGGAGATCCAGAAAACCTGAAGGTCACGGGAGTCACTTCTGCTGGGCAAGCCTCG GGTGTTCACTGCAAATGGGTTGATGCTTTCGATCAGTGTGTTACAGTTGAGGTTCAG TCTCCATCTTTCTGCGGGCCATGGATTGTtcttggtgattttaatgaagTACTATTCTCTCATGAATCTAAGGGTTGCCTCTTCTCGAGTCGTCATGCAGATCGGCTTGCTACATCTCTAGGGGATAGTAATCTGTTTGACTTGAAGACTATTGGAAGACGGTTTTCTTGGTACAGAAGGGTTAAAAATGGTGTTGAGGTGGCGAAAAAACTTGACCGGGTCTGTATCAATAGTGGCTGGCTATCTCTCTTTCCAGAGGCTTATGCAGAAATTTTAAATAGGCTTCAGTCTGATCATTGTCCTATCCTAGTGCGCTGTGCAGGTCGTCCCCAACCGAAAAAGAATAGACCTTTTCGGTTTATTGCGGCTTGGGCAACTCATCCGGAGTACAGAAATATTGTGAACCAGTCATGGCAGGCTGGCTACAGGGAGATGCATGGCAAGCTTTCAGAAGTGCAGAAGAACTCTTTGGAGTTTAATTCTAAAGTGTTCGGCAACATTTTCGTTAGGAAATGCAAATTGGAGAGACAGATTAATTTCCTTCAGAAGCGACTTGAAGTAATGGAGGATTTGTCTATGCGgcaaagagaaaaacaactgaTTGAGGAATTTAATAACATGCTTGTGCAGGAGGAACTTCTATGGTTTCAAAAATCCAAAGAGCAGTGG ACTCTTGTGCGGAGAAAACATAATAAGATTAATGGTCTCTTTCTTCAAGATGGGGTATGGGAAACGGACCCGGATGTCCTTAGAAGGGAAGCTGAATCCTTTTATAAACACCTATTCTGCCAGTCGGAGGATGTAGACTTAGGTTGTCTTAGTGATGTGCCGCTACCTTCCCTGAATGATGAAGCCTGTTGTAGCCTCACAGCGCCAGTTATTCTGGAAGAAGTTAAGTCGGCCGTTTTCAGTATGCATTCTTTTAAGGCGCCGGGCCCTGATGGGTTTCAAGCTTTATTCTTTAAAGAATACtgggagattgttggttttgaTGTTTGGACTATGGTTCGTCATGCGTTCTCTGGTTTGGATATGGatccaaggatgatggaaacTCTTGTGGTTCTTAATCCGAAGGTAGAAAACCCggtttccatgaaggatttccGACCAATTAGTCTCTGTAATGTGGTTTACAAAGTTATAACGAAGGTCCTGGTCAATAGACTTCGTCCCCATCTCAAAGAGATTATTGGTTCCCTTCAATGA
- the LOC107471447 gene encoding pescadillo homolog, whose product MVKAVKHYRPPGKKKEGNAAKFVTRSQALKQLQINLPLFRKLCILKGVTPREPKKKFKGTHQTYYHVKDVAFLHHEPLLEIHREIRVHERKIKKAEAKKNLERAKRLREKTPKPKIDRIIRQRYPRFVDALGELDDCLSMVHLFAALPAAESKKIDIECVHKCRRLAHEWQAFISRTHKLRKAFVSVKGIYYQAEVEGQKITWLTPHSLQQVVSDDVDVITMLNFLQLYEPLLGFVNFRLYHSINLKYPPILDPRLEALAADLYALSRYANANVNAVPSVVNSEASQVAESEQGDAKPKRDDIEHEKSELRLAQLQHQLPTNEPGALMQLVEEAASEEEVDQDTRECKNLFKDLKFFLSREFFLRLYLLRKLILQPSFGGIVSWEGEGAPFQESDQSITHQIVDRDSQGHKFLSREYVQPQWVFDSVNARIILPTVDYMVGRIPPPHLSPFIDYEEEGAYIPDYAKTIKQLQAAARKEVLPLPGVGKEDLEDPQNILVEGIMDRAEANQAAQRKQKMMMLEQQYHNDLKKELQGVTYGKMDSNVDKQTSTGEESTDNAQQKDDADDMGTLMMSRKKRKLLEAMKISNERKQAKNDLIKQRKKKIDEAHKKN is encoded by the exons ATGGTGAAGGCCGTGAAGCACTACAGACCTCCA GGGAAGAAAAAGGAGGGAAATGCAGCCAAGTTTGTTACTAGGTCACAAGCACTCAAACAACTGCAGATCAATCTACCCCTTTTCAG GAAACTATGCATTTTGAAGGGTGTAACTCCTAGAGAGCCAAAGAAGAAGTTCAAAGGAACTCATCAGACTTATTACCATGTGAAGGATGTTGCCTTTCTTCATCACGAACCTTTGCTTGAAATACATAGAGAGATTAGAGTACATGagaggaaaataaagaaagcaGAGGCAAAGAAAAACCTTGAACGTGCAAAAAGGCTGCGGGAGAAGACACCTAAACCCAAGATAGATAGGATTATTCGTCAGAG GTACCCAAGATTTGTGGATGCACTTGGGGAACTAGATGACTGTCTTTCAATGGTGCATCTTTTTGCAGCATTACCTGCCGCTGAGAGCAAAAAAATTGATATAGAATGTGTCCATAAATGTAGAAG ATTGGCACACGAATGGCAAGCATTCATATCTCGCACTCACAAACTGAGAAAAGCATTTGTATCTGTCAAAGGCATATATTATCAG GCAGAGGTTGAGGGTCAGAAGATAACGTGGTTGACTCCTCATTCACTACAACAGGTTGTGTCTGATGATGTTGATGTCATCACCATGCTAAATTTTCTGCAATTGTATGAG CCTCTTCTTGGTTTTGTGAATTTCCGGCTCTATCATTCCATAAATTTGAAGTATCCCCCTATACTAGATCCTCGGTTGGAAGCTTTGGCAGCAG ATctttatgctttgtcaagatatGCCAATGCCAATGTCAATGCTGTACCCTCTGTAGTCAATTCTGAAGCATCCCAGGTAGCTGAGTCTGAGCAAGGTGATGCCAAGCCAAAAAGGGATGATATTGAACATGAAAAATCTGAACTAAGACTTGCTCAACTTCAGCATCAACTTCCTACAAATGAACCTGGTGCACTAATGCAACTTGTTGAAGAAGCTGCTTCTGAGGAAGAAGTGGATCAAGATACAAGAGAATGTAAAAATCTCTTTAAAGATCTGAAATTCTTCTTGAGCAGAGAA TTTTTCTTGAGGTTGTATCTCCTTCGGAAATTAATTTTGCAACCATCTTTTGGTGGTATAGTTTCCTGGGAAGGAGAGGGAGCACCTTTTCAGGAATCTGACCAGAGCATCACACATCAG ATTGTTGACAGGGATTCACAAGGACATAAGTTCCTCTCAAGAGAATATGTTCAACCACAGTGGGTATTTGACTCTGTGAATGCGCGGATTATTTTGCCAACAGTGGATTATATGGTTGGAAG GATACCTCCTCCACACTTGTCGCCTTTTATTGATTACGAGGAAGAAGGAGCATATATTCCTGACTATGCGAAGACTATTAAACAATTGCAAGCTGCCGCCAGAAAAGAAGTCCTTCCACTCCCAGGTGTTGGAAAAGAAGATCTGGAAGACCCTCAAAATATTCTGGTTGAAGGTATTATGGATCGGGCAGAGGCCAACCAAGCAGCTCAAAGAAAGCAAAAG ATGATGATGCTAGAGCAGCAATACCATAATGATTTGAAGAAAGAACTTCAAGGTGTTACGTATGGTAAAATGGATTCCAATGTTGATAAACAAACGTCAACTGGAGAAGAATCCACTGACAATGCTCAGCAGAAGGATGATGCTGATGACATGGGTACACTTATGATGTCTCGTAAAAAGCGGAAGCTGTTGGAAGCCATGAAG ATATCTAATGAACGGAAGCAGGCTAAAAATGATCTCATTAAGCAacggaaaaagaaaatagacgAAGCTCATAAAAAGAACTGA